A window of Candidatus Gracilibacteria bacterium genomic DNA:
ATCGTGTCCCAAAACTTCAAAAATATATATGGTCTCTTTGAGCTCGTGTAAATTGTGATGGAGTAGATATTACCTCGAGAGCAAGCGTGAGAGTAAATCAACATCCAAATAATGGAAACATATAAGTCACTGTTTACAATTTAGTTTCTAAAAGTAGTATAGAAGTATACTACTTTTTATATGGAAAAAATTATGAATAAACAGCAATTTGAAAAAAATATAGCTCAGATACACAAACTTTTTGAAGCCAATGAATCTCATTTTAATACCTTAAGTTCTTGAATCCACAAAGATAATGAAGCGCGAATAATTCTTGATGACTTTTTAGATCATATGTGATTAGAAAAAAATGCCACTACGAGATATATTGCGAGTGCGAGAATCTCTGATAAAAAATGTGAATCTCTTGATGTGTATCTTAAGAAAAATGGATACTCACAAACACAGAGAGATGCTGCGTTTGATAGTAGTTACAGATATGTACAAGCATATTATGAAAAACTCCAAGATGCATTTCTCAGTGATATCACATCTGCAGGACTACTCTCAGATTTTTACTGAGAAATTTTTACCACTGTTCATAAGCTTTGAAAGCTCTATAGTGAACTATTTCTTGAGTGGAACAGAAAACTCATGTTTGAACAAAACAGAGAACTCGAAGCTCGCTTTGATGATAATCAAGAAGCTATTATTTTTTTCTTAGAAGAAAATAACTTATTTGATACAGGACATCATGGGGAATTAGCTGATAGATGTTATTCTGTGTTACAAAAGGATTGAGAGACATACAAATCTGTGAGTTACGCTCTAGCTTTTCCAGATATCATTCAAAAAATTTCACTGTCTTATGATCAGTGTATTGCGAAATTAGAAACACTTGAGGATGAAATTTATGACAGAAAATCAGCGTATATTAGATATTTTAAGGCAACTCAAAAAGCACTCACTGAAACAAATCCAAATAACTGTGTAAAACTCTGGAGTGAGGTAGATATTGCGTGGATGGCAATTGATACTCCCATTCAACCATGACATCTTATGGAATACTACGATGATGCATATAGAAGAAGTGTGGCTATAGAATTTGACCTGCGTCTTTCAGATCCAAGTTTAATGGAGTCTACAGTAGCCAAGGATGTTGAACATATGTACGAAGCTATGTTTGATGAAATTGGTCGTGAAAATTTTAAAGAGAGTTACGAGTATTCTCTCAAAAACCAAAAACAAGTGCAGCTCTATATCTGAGCTCCAGTTTTACAATACGCTTCATTTTTAACATGAGCCTATAGTGCACAAGTCGTTCCAAATGATGGAGAAGTAAGTAAAGTGTTTGGAAAAAAGATATTTGCCTTTCCAAAGTATATACTCGAGGCTCAAAAATCAGCTCCAAAGATGAAGCTTGATTATGAAATGATAGACAGAGAAATTATTAAGAAACACACAGCAATTTTAGAATGAGATGAAAATAGATACTACGAAATATATGATATAGAAACCATCGGTCACGAGTATGGTCATACACTTTGGTTAACTCCAAGCTCTGAAGTAACGATGTGAGAAAAATGACTCTTTAAAAATATAGAAGAGTTCAAGGCAACAGCTGGATGAATGGTCGCATACTTTATCAAGTGATGAAATGCTGAGCTTGATGAGGATGTCCTAGTAACCTATCTCTATCGAAGTATTAAAATGATGCGTTATCGTGAAGTTGAGGATATACTTCCTTATTATTGTGAGTGTCTCATACATCTCCACGTACTCTTTGAATCTGGTATTTTGACCTATAGGTTTGGAAAAATTTCATTTCATTTCACTTCTGAACTCCTCCAAATTTTCAAAGATTTACTCACAGGAACCTATACACAGCTCATGTTTACCTACCTCAACCAAATGGAAGCAGGTAATTTTCTCTTTGAATTTGTAGTCAAAGAGAATTGAGTATTTCTCCCAAAAGATGCTAAGTGCCGAAAATTTGTAGAAGATTATTACTCAAAATATCAAGAAATAGGAAACGAAGTGATGGAGAAATAGATTATTGTATGTAAACTCATAAGGCTTTATAAATTTTGTATCTTGTAAAAATCACAACAGTTTCTGCTGAAGTTTTGGCTTTTAATTTTTTTCGAGCACTGACAATTGATTGTTTTATAGCTCATTCAGAAACTCCTTGCTTATATGCTATTTCTTTTAGCATTAATCCTTCAGATAATAATTGCAATCTTTCTAACTCAATTTTAGAAATATGAGATGCTTCAAATACTTTTCAATCTCTTTTTAAAAGCTTTATTTCCTCTAATAATCAAGTTCATTCAGAATCCTCAGACATATTTTTGTTATTTTAGTACTTATATATATCTTTATATATAAGTAAAATTAATTATAAAGTCCTTGAATTAAAAACTAAATAGAGCATAATAAGGCTATGCAAAAAAATATACAAACAATACTTCAAAATACCTTCGGTTTGGAGTCATTTCGAGACCGACAGGAAGAAATAATAGAGAATATAATAGCGTGAAATGACACGCTTGTTTTTATGCCTACTGGGTGAGGAAAATCACTCACGTATCAACTCCCAGGTTTAGTGAGAGAATGAATTACCGTTGTTATTTCTCCTCTTATTTCTCTTATGAAGGATCAAGTAGATGCTTTGAGAAAACTCTGAGTACGAGCAGAGCTTATCAACTCAACCCTTTCAGGAAAAGAAAAAGACGATATTATGTATGAGTTAAAATATTCTTCTCAACCAAGATACGCGTGAGACGAATACTCTGAAGCATTAAGTGATAACAATCCTATCAAATTTCTCTATATTGCTCCAGAAAGACTGAACTCAAGAGAGTTTATATCTATTCTTAAACAAACAAAAATTAGCCTCATTGCAATTGATGAAGCGCATTGTATCAGTCAATGGTGACATGATTTTAGACCAAGTTATATGAAAATTAAAAGCTTCATAGAGGAGCTTGCAGGAGAACAAAGAGAGTTTCCTATAGTTGGACTGACAGCTACTGCCACTCAAAAAGTACGTACAGATATAGTAGAGCGACTCTGACTTACAAAATTTACAAATTATATTTCAGGATTTGATCGGAAAAATATCATTCTTGTCGTACGAGAGATATCGGTGAAAGAAGAAAAACAAAAGAAAATTGTAGAAATAATCGAGAAAACTCCTTGAGTTTGAATTATCTATTGTTCAAGTCGTAAGCATGTTATAGAAGTGAGTGAGTACCTTATTTCAAAATGAATCAAAGCATGAATATATAAATGAGATTTATCACCCTCTGCTCGAGAAGATGAACAAAATAAATTTATGAATGATGAATACAAAGTTATGGTCGCAACCAATGCTTTTGGTATGTGAATCGATAAAAAAGATATTCGATTTGTTATCCATTATAATTTACCAGGAAGTATTGAAAATTACTATCAGGAAGTTTGAAGAGCTGGACGTGATGGTCGTATGAGTTATGGTATCGTACTTGCGAGTTATGGTGATACAAAAATTCAAGAATTTTTTATTGATCACACCTATCCTGAAAAGAAACAAATTTTAGAATTCTATGATTATTTATACAAAGACTTTAAAACGTCAGAAGGGAAATGAACTCGAGTTGCAAAGACCTATTTTGTCATGGCGAGTGAGTCTGGAGTAGGAAATGATATGATAGTTTGAAGTATTATAAAAATCCTTGAAAAATATAATATTATTCGCAGATGACTCGAGGAAACAGACAGTGAGTCTGATTTTAGAGGTCGAGGATTAACACTACTACAAGATAAGAGGCCACATTCACATCTCATGATAGATTGGAAACGTCAGGATTTACTCAAAGATGAATCAAACTTCAAACTGGAACAAATGAAACGACTGCTTTTTTATCCAAGTTGTCGAAAGAGGTTTATACTCGAATATTTTGGAGATACAGAAGATCTTGCAACTCTCTGAGATAATTGCTGACTGTGTGATTTTTGTTTAGAATGAAATAAATTTAGTGCAGAAGAAAAAGAAAAAATTGTTCCAGCGAGTACCTACTGACTGGTACTTGAAACAATAAAAAAATACAACGAAAAGTTTGGCCAAACTCTTCTCTCTAAAGTCCTTCATGGAAGTAGCGAGAAAAGAATCCAAGATTGGAATTTGGATGTATATGAACATTTTGGAGCACTCAAAGAATATTCACTTGTATGAATTCAAGCACTTTTTGAAGCACTTCAAATGGAAGGATTTATCTTTAAAACAGATGGAAAATATCCACTCATTTGAGTCACTGAGCTTGGATCAGCAGCCGTTTACAAAGATAAATATATCCAAAATGTTTTGTCTGACCTCAATACCTATGTACTTCAAAAAGTTTGAAAGAAACTTTCAAACTCAAATACTACTACTGCAAAAAAATGAACGTCATCTCTAAAACAAAGACTTTCTAAGTGAAGTACGTATTCGGAAACGCATAAATTATTTCAACAAAAAAAGTCTATCCAAGAAATTTCAATAGAAAGAGAGCTTTCTGTTCAAACAGTCGAATCACATATTATAACTCTCTATACTCAGTGAGAGGTATCTCTGGCTGATGCTATGAAATTAGTAGATTATGAAAAGACAAAAATAGTAAAAAAGGCTATT
This region includes:
- the ciaB gene encoding invasion protein CiaB, with the translated sequence MNKQQFEKNIAQIHKLFEANESHFNTLSSGIHKDNEARIILDDFLDHMGLEKNATTRYIASARISDKKCESLDVYLKKNGYSQTQRDAAFDSSYRYVQAYYEKLQDAFLSDITSAGLLSDFYGEIFTTVHKLGKLYSELFLEWNRKLMFEQNRELEARFDDNQEAIIFFLEENNLFDTGHHGELADRCYSVLQKDGETYKSVSYALAFPDIIQKISLSYDQCIAKLETLEDEIYDRKSAYIRYFKATQKALTETNPNNCVKLWSEVDIAWMAIDTPIQPGHLMEYYDDAYRRSVAIEFDLRLSDPSLMESTVAKDVEHMYEAMFDEIGRENFKESYEYSLKNQKQVQLYIGAPVLQYASFLTGAYSAQVVPNDGEVSKVFGKKIFAFPKYILEAQKSAPKMKLDYEMIDREIIKKHTAILEGDENRYYEIYDIETIGHEYGHTLWLTPSSEVTMGEKGLFKNIEEFKATAGGMVAYFIKGGNAELDEDVLVTYLYRSIKMMRYREVEDILPYYCECLIHLHVLFESGILTYRFGKISFHFTSELLQIFKDLLTGTYTQLMFTYLNQMEAGNFLFEFVVKENGVFLPKDAKCRKFVEDYYSKYQEIGNEVMEK
- a CDS encoding response regulator transcription factor; the encoded protein is MSEDSEGTGLLEEIKLLKRDGKVFEASHISKIELERLQLLSEGLMLKEIAYKQGVSEGAIKQSIVSARKKLKAKTSAETVVIFTRYKIYKALGVYIQ
- a CDS encoding RecQ family ATP-dependent DNA helicase; translation: MQKNIQTILQNTFGLESFRDRQEEIIENIIAGNDTLVFMPTGGGKSLTYQLPGLVREGITVVISPLISLMKDQVDALRKLGVRAELINSTLSGKEKDDIMYELKYSSQPRYAGDEYSEALSDNNPIKFLYIAPERLNSREFISILKQTKISLIAIDEAHCISQWGHDFRPSYMKIKSFIEELAGEQREFPIVGLTATATQKVRTDIVERLGLTKFTNYISGFDRKNIILVVREISVKEEKQKKIVEIIEKTPGVGIIYCSSRKHVIEVSEYLISKGIKAGIYKGDLSPSAREDEQNKFMNDEYKVMVATNAFGMGIDKKDIRFVIHYNLPGSIENYYQEVGRAGRDGRMSYGIVLASYGDTKIQEFFIDHTYPEKKQILEFYDYLYKDFKTSEGKGTRVAKTYFVMASESGVGNDMIVGSIIKILEKYNIIRRGLEETDSESDFRGRGLTLLQDKRPHSHLMIDWKRQDLLKDESNFKLEQMKRLLFYPSCRKRFILEYFGDTEDLATLGDNCGLCDFCLEGNKFSAEEKEKIVPASTYGLVLETIKKYNEKFGQTLLSKVLHGSSEKRIQDWNLDVYEHFGALKEYSLVGIQALFEALQMEGFIFKTDGKYPLIGVTELGSAAVYKDKYIQNVLSDLNTYVLQKVGKKLSNSNTTTAKKGTSSLKQRLSKGSTYSETHKLFQQKKSIQEISIERELSVQTVESHIITLYTQGEVSLADAMKLVDYEKTKIVKKAIDSDALFENTQLKPIKDALEADGKTDISYFDIKLTIAMMEKGDV